The DNA window GTATTTTCTCTAAAATCAAGGATTACCTTTTTTTCCTCTCCCCTTTTTATCTTGAATTTTTCTGTTTCAAACCAGTTATATTCATCATCTTTAATATAAACAATAAATTCACCATCTACTCCATCTTCTTCGGGAATATAAATTTTAAAAGAAAGATAATCAAAATACTTAAAATTTAAATTACCCTGATAAAAAATTCTTACATTTCCTGAATTCTTAATTTCTGAACATAAAGAAAATTCTCCAGTATTTGAATATCTTTCCGATGAATAAATTTTAAAAGTTTCAGGATAAATTTTCCAGTTGTTTGTAGTTCCTTCAAAGTCAAAAATCATTTCACAGAAAACAGGAAAGACAAAAATAAAGAACAAAAAGAATATTTTTTTCATCTTCTGAATATCCTCTCCTTAAAGTTGTAAATTTTAATATTTTCCTCTATTATCTTTATATTTTCAGGTATAAAATTATCAATTTCAATTTCAAAATTTTCAATATCAAAACCTTTTCTTTTTCCTACAATCACTCTTTCCTGTACATTTTTCTTTTTTATCTCTATTTCAGGAAAATAAAAAACAATATTTTTATTTTCAGGATATTCAATTCTTATTTTAAAGTTTTTATTATCCACATTCCAGAAAAGAATATTTCCTTCTTCTCTAACTGGTTGCGGTTCAATTTTCAATGGTTTTTCATAACTTCTTATATTCCTCATACTTATTTCCCAGTTTAAATCTGAAAAAGTAAAATCAAAATTTAAAACAAATTTGTTTTCAACTGACTCATTTTTATACTTCAAATCAAAGTCCTTTGGTATAATTTCTTTAACAGGATAAATTATTTTATAAAGATTTTTCTTTTTCCAGTCATTTTTATCAATGGAAATTTCACCTTCCCATTTTAAAAAGAAGCCATTTTCATCCTTATCAATCAAAACATATGGTTCAGAAGAAAACTCTGTTCCATCTATCTTACACTTTAAATAAAAATTTGTTTTTCTTTCATTACTTGAATAAGGATAAAATTCTATTTCTTTTGTAATCTGATTCAAAAAAACAGTCCTCTCTTCTGGAATTAATCTTGTAGAGTTTGAATCTGTTTTTCTTAAAATAATATAAAGGTAGTTGTCAGATTTTTCTTTCATTTCAAAAAAATTATTTTTTAAATTTTCTATTTCTCTCTGTATACTTCTATTTTTTGTACTTGTTTCAATATCTTTTAAAACTTCAAAACCTTTTTTAATTTCACCCTTTTCAATATATATCTTCACAAGTAATAGTTTCGCATTTTCATTATCTCTATTTTTATTTAAAAAATTTTCAACTGTTTTCTCCGCCTCATCTAAAT is part of the bacterium genome and encodes:
- a CDS encoding tetratricopeptide repeat protein; its protein translation is LQSIKYNLTRAYNETGNDFFWRKNYQKAIENYIQSLNYNPQDYYIRERLGEAYYNIGEYEKSKEQFLEVIKNEKNNWYILFLSVSFYSEISSKEERLLILKSIPEDSLSYKIFKSFLDFEAEKIKDGFEILKDEEEKRKTNGDITLNIINKIFPYDLKSSRVYMEFIKLYPNSSRNQGIINSLFNTIIEENDRKILEGYLWDLFEGLLKDEKNKKTVVDLVMNTIERRFDRRLSTYDDYLEKINMYEKFLERIDEDRYREEIMRKIADQYMRIEEYEKARENYRKIIELFGKENYYFQIAESYFKEGNLDEAEKTVENFLNKNRDNENAKLLLVKIYIEKGEIKKGFEVLKDIETSTKNRSIQREIENLKNNFFEMKEKSDNYLYIILRKTDSNSTRLIPEERTVFLNQITKEIEFYPYSSNERKTNFYLKCKIDGTEFSSEPYVLIDKDENGFFLKWEGEISIDKNDWKKKNLYKIIYPVKEIIPKDFDLKYKNESVENKFVLNFDFTFSDLNWEISMRNIRSYEKPLKIEPQPVREEGNILFWNVDNKNFKIRIEYPENKNIVFYFPEIEIKKKNVQERVIVGKRKGFDIENFEIEIDNFIPENIKIIEENIKIYNFKERIFRR